A genomic stretch from Tribolium castaneum strain GA2 chromosome 6, icTriCast1.1, whole genome shotgun sequence includes:
- the Myo10A gene encoding unconventional myosin-XV produces the protein MEWSTGDLIWFDPGVGHWLPGEVLECHRSANVLTVQAVINGKPQTFALTEGEGSVRRRQDLGPGGVEDMIQLTDLHEAALLWNLKLRYDRNLIYTYAGSILVAVNPYRMFDSSYGIEAAQRYRGKMIGALPPHLFALGASAYSALPAPQVVVISGESGSGKTESTKLVMQYLAAVAPSAPRGQALVTEQILEAAPLLEAFGNARTARNDNSSRFGKYLEVYFKYGAIVGAKVTQYLLEKSRIITQAPGERNYHVFYELLGGLSNTERQKYGLVDADKYFYLNQGGGDCAPGHSGSGADWGALTRAMQVLGVGEAEQEGIIKVLASVLHLGNVYFHRRQLRHGQEGVEVGSDVEIKWAAHLLQISPSGLQRALTSRITEARAERVYSPLSIDQALDARDAFAKALYSALFNWLVTRVNSIVQRGGLHDAARISLLDIFGFENLNENSFEQLCINYASESLQLYFNKHVFKLEQQEYARERLEWTNMTWMDNTPVIHLLGKKPVGILHLLDDESNFPRASDASFLEKCHYNHALNEHYCRPRVGGREFGIRHFAGQVWYSVDGFLDKNRDALRPEVVELISSSKEPLVASIAKPLINQTQSRTLPKGTDGRFVTMKPRTPTVAARFSDSLQQLLESMARCNPWFVRCIKPNNDKSPMRFDMPVVLEQLRYAGMLDTIKIRQSGYPVRMKFQQFVERYRYLLSGVLPRGAPYRDLCRAILEQMPSTGAEGPDYQLGATRVFLRENLQRQLEVKRSDCLRDSAIVIQKHIRGYLARKNYKNLRRSTVTIQKHWRGYKHRKQFKTIRHGVIKAQALVRGRRERKRFAQRKADFKRRVEAEKLAKERAKQRAAREAQLQKAAPKSSVHHLEIPAELAFIFSKIENFNPPHTERNLIKVLGGVTGTIPPLNLPHDLNQYEFSRFSSVYFKGADLGMRKEPITAPFLSKAATRDQDFQDAVALFKLILRWSNDGQLSGPRERALADFIVYKALNSRGLRDELLVQLCNQVWRNENSDRIWQLMAHCLSCFQPSPPLSKYLLKFITDHASANYKELLQRKLTRSLQKAPHARSLPPTLLEWRSTRQRTNTALPLTLPDNNVASVNVDSWTTCEEAASIAINSLGLTAEGWSVVMDDAGIVSEGSGLDYIMDLVSELELCPAFPISKSSLLKVGTRRASPAEIDHSPTTPTRPQVPPPEPPTHLNRKISREMARQSPPHHKSNQVASRKVSRESHREYSPPVTSTPARKSSHEALSRNSALNERYFDIEKVRSRSLDNLLSEPEPTPLSDLGLSQSRLNDRYHSVEQLAPIKPVLANQNYMSKQEIDFEYPDVSSVSTSHRGGPRYIKSQYTGKKAPPGSHSSRAHIEKSEFGVRSSAMSDTSETPSLASHVRRVRVPSQASDVDQFLDELFSPVLDGNLDELSDARSLAASIKGGTRDDYSDFLDDVLGDSLDEYLDMSNAGFIARKIKGGGHRNRRDSQGSSVLDQEVEKLTSGTSQPNTARTSADKGNVDDYISDLFRPIFINDSLKNLTEKHNLVDSIKGGGTTHQQNGAGPSYTFPTIPAPIVGSPPVLMPLLSPTQEGFMPVYNVPPPNGTDMATYQQSLQRAFLQSAMAQNIQIQQQLLAQNQALQQLLTQQIPTEVKVNEAIQTTVKAQVHQSSPNRKSSFKTSNSTRKSSSPSTNDYKSRKTSSDSNMSMRNGVPPPPPMPPPLDGTDPSEARPFLDPYGRAKTVRIGKWRWPPPKDEKVAENGEDFMQFKMRQNQRKVTPVRDQPIVTNGHPKVEQSSAEWEEIEFEPIVREPERPTKVSSKRSFEIGASRPSPGSVGKLKLSSEMRQRLEKVTANHSVRSTSSHVEKPARAVNKLEDTRKMMLEQQLAGRWGDDSQDLPSGKSSPVTPPHISHNGSTSPTQQSWSSSNWKPGPPPPPIGPNSLPPAPPGPAPPPPVVRPNQPPLPIEPVRESFMAQRQDRDTFGVHQNRVLQNNSKRNSFSANWEVQSAITHETQDDSTHWAKDALDLDKTDGRLSRDSWDQADSTTITSSDQPRRIISERWETERKRVGKETGERPTFRTHQFNKSAQEREKKHSIASTQMTDKTDRNDVPEWPEFMRPIHTPPPKSPVIHRSQDQVQTQSPKTTHRLLPLGASACVTYNRVSWLLRVRKEVFSPNEALGPPSILHLIFCQIVGDVYGLTPCLRLTQTEKRAGVNMLSGYGITAENYNSSHRANIKRNVIELARTWPLYFARLFPVSGAAQLSDVQLVAVSHWGIHLVKREQTHLQVLKSFPLKDIASCTAPRPTTVSFDGPQGRLSLHTPRAQQLSEMVTKYCAENRKLQMKLSPPQRVPPVEQRSEVSPRKANNVPETRLAASPTEMRGEMRGERAQSPSSPLPPTGKYSLMQFAMHNFRQTADLELLKMDSSIKSKEKRKEWTWKQQTDLIKWQGTPIDGPLLRLEDPELGPLAVECFECILRYCGDLPLTPEMPEVKCVYTVLMHCHKHAQLRDEVYCQLMKQTTSNKSESPESCQRAWRLLSIVAAYFACSDNLLPFLTEHLSSAASDRRRVCHGTAAVCLANLRKTQRCGGRKNVPSVEEVTAVSAGRSARRQIYRLPGGAERVVNTRCSTVVADVIAELCSLIGVGTEAEQQEFSLYCIVQGDAFTMPLAADEYILDVTTELHKAAQPFYLIFCRSVWYHPLKHDASPLYTEVLFNQVAPDYLEGLLLRLGNPNLPPSVIRDMALIAALLHRAADLNHPPSLKEVKFLLPKPVLGLREPRPPQWLALVQTSWGQAAGLQVARAKHRVLQILSNWPLFGSSFFAVKRVSGDLENWQEHILALNRSGVHFLDMTSHETLQHWPFAEVISTRKVRSEDGALFLDMKCGNLLQQRVTRLQTEQAHEISRLVRQYINLEQASSARN, from the exons ATGGAGTGGAGTACCGGCGACCTGATCTGGTTTGACCCAGGAGTGGGCCACTGGCTCCCTGGCGAGGTCCTAGAATGTCACAGGAGTGCCAACGTGTTAACCGTCCAAGCAGTCATCAACGGGAAG CCGCAGACGTTCGCTCTGACGGAGGGCGAGGGCTCGGTCCGGCGCCGCCAGGACCTGGGCCCCGGCGGCGTCGAGGACATGATCCAACTCACCGACTTGCACGAAGCCGCCTTATTATGGAATCTCAAGCTGCGGTACGACCGGAACTTGATCTACACGTACGCGGGAAGTATTCTCGTGGCCGTTAACCCCTACAGGATGTTCGACTCCAGCTACGGCATCGAAGCGGCGCAGAGATACAGGGGCAAGATGATCGGCGCTTTGCCTCCGCATCTCTTCGCCTTGGGCGCTTCCGCCTACTCGGCGCTGCCCGCCCCCCAGGTGGTGGTGATCAGCGGGGAGAGCGGCTCCGGAAAGACTGAATCCACCAAACTCGTCATGCAGTACTTGGCGGCGGTGGCGCCGTCCGCCCCCAGAGGACAGGCCTTGGTCACGGAGCAGATCCTCGAGGCGGCTCCCTTGCTTGAAGCTTTCGGGAATGCGCGAACGGCACGCAATGATAACAGTTCGCGGTTTGGGAAGTACCTCGAGGTTTATTTCAAGTATGGGGCGATCGTCGGGGCTAAAGTGACTCAGTACCTTTTGGAGAAGTCGAGGATTATCACTCAAGCGCCGGGCGAACGGAATTATCACGTTTTTTACGAACTTTTGGGCGGTTTGAGTAACACAGAAAGACAGAAGTACGGTTTAGTCGACGCTGATAAGTACTTCTATCTTAACCAAGGGGGCGGCGATTGTGCGCCGGGTCATTCCGGCTCGGGGGCCGACTGGGGGGCTCTGACAAGAGCCATGCAAGTGTTAGGTGTCGGAGAGGCGGAACAAGAAGGAATAATTAAGGTTCTAGCCTCGGTTCTGCACTTGGGAAATGTCTATTTCCATAGAAGGCAGCTCCGGCATGGCCAGGAGGGTGTGGAAGTTGGGTCCGATGTTGAAATTAAGTGGGCTGCTCatcttttgcaaatttcccCCAGTGGTTTACAAAGAGCCTTGACTTCAAGAATCACAGAAGCTAGAGCCGAACGCGTCTACTCACCTTTAAGTATAGATCAAGCGCTAGACGCGAGAGATGCTTTCGCCAAAGCTCTGTATTCTGCCCTTTTCAATTGGTTAGTGACGCGTGTCAATTCAATTGTCCAGCGAGGAGGACTACATGATGCGGCCCGAATTTCGCTACTTGACATTTTCGGGTTTGAGAATCTAAACGAGAATTCCTTCGAACAATTATGCATCAACTATGCCTCAGAATCGTTGCAATTGTATTTCAACAAACACGTCTTTAAACTGGAACAACAGGAGTATGCAAGGGAGCGTCTAGAATGGACCAACATGACTTGGATGGACAACACGCCAGTCATACATCTCTTGGGCAAAAAACCAGTAGGTATTCTCCACCTTTTAGACGACGAAAGCAACTTCCCCAGAGCTTCCGATGCTTCGTTTTTGGAAAAGTGTCACTATAATCACGCCCTGAACGAGCATTATTGCCGTCCGAGAGTCGGAGGCCGGGAATTTGGGATTAGACACTTCGCGGGACAAGTGTGGTATTCCGTTGACGGTTTCCTGGACAAGAACCGGGACGCTTTGCGTCCGGAAGTGGTCGAGTTGATTTCATCAAGCAAGGAACCGTTGGTTGCGTCCATTGCCAAGCCTTTAATCAACCAAACGCAAAGTCGTACCCTTCCGAAGGGCACCGATGGCCGTTTTGTCACAATGAAACCCAGAACCCCGACAGTTGCGGCCCGCTTCAGTGACAGTCTTCAGCAACTGTTAGAGTCCATGGCTCGGTGCAACCCTTGGTTCGTCCGGTGCATCAAACCCAACAACGACAAGAGCCCCATGCGGTTTGACATGCCGGTGGTTCTCGAGCAACTAAGATATGCAGGAATGTTGGACACTATTAAAATCCGCCAGTCGGGATATCCGGTCAGGATGAAGTTTCAGCAATTCGTTGAGAGATATAG GTATTTACTTTCTGGCGTGTTGCCAAGAGGTGCGCCGTATAGAGACTTATGTCGGGCCATTCTGGAACAAATGCCTTCCACGGGAGCTG AAGGTCCAGATTACCAATTAGGAGCAACCCGCGTCTTCCTCCGAGAAAACCTCCAACGCCAGTTGGAAGTGAAACGCTCCGACTGTCTCCGAGACTCGGCCATCGTGATCCAAAAACACATCAGAGGGTACTTGGCGCGCAAAAACTACAAGAACCTCCGCCGCAGTACCGTAACAATCCAGAAACATTGGCGTGGTTACAAACACCGCAAACAATTCAAAACAATCCGACATGGAGTCATCAAAGCTCAAGCTCTTGTCCGCGGACGCAGAGAACGCAAGCGCTTCGCGCAAAGAAAAGCCGACTTCAAGCGACGCGTCGAGGCTGAAAAACTGGCTAAAGAACGTGCTAAACAAAGAGCCGCCCGAGAGGCACAACTACAGAAAGCTGCACCCAAATCAAGCGTCCACCATCTGGAAATTCCAGCAGAACTGGCtttcattttctcaaaaatcgaaaacttcAACCCGCCGCATACTGAAAGAAACCTAATCAAGGTTCTGGGCGGTGTCACTGGAACAATCCCGCCGCTAAACCTACCGCATGACTTGAACCAATATGAGTTCTCCCGATTTTCCTCGGTTTACTTCAAGGGGGCCGACCTCGGGATGCGGAAAGAACCAATCACTGCACCCTTCCTGTCCAAGGCTGCGACTAGAGACCAGGATTTTCAAGACGCAGTGGCGCTGTTTAAACTGATTTTGCGCTGGTCTAACGACGGGCAGTTGAGCGGACCGCGCGAGCGGGCGCTTGCCGATTTTATCGTGTACAAGGCGCTGAATTCGAGAGGATTGAGAGACGAGTTGTTGGTGCAGTTGTGTAACCAAGTGTGGCGGAATGAGAATTCGGACCGGATTTGGCAACTGATGGCGCATTGTCTCAGTTGTTTCCAGCCGAGCCCGCCATTGAGCAA GTATCTACTAAAATTCATAACCGACCACGCGTCCGCCAATTACAAAGAATTGCTGCAAAGGAAATTGACGCGAAGTTTGCAGAAAGCACCACATGCTCGCTCCCTTCCTCCGACTCTCCTCGAATGGCGCAGTACCCGCCAGCGGACGAACACAGCCCTACCTTTAACTCTCCCTGATAATAACGTGGCTTCGGTCAATGTTGACTCTTGGACGACTTGCGAGGAAGCCGCATCTATCGCCATAAACTCGCTGGGCTTAACCGCCGAAGGCTGGAGCGTTGTGATGGACGATGCCGGTATAGTCTCAGAAGGAAGTGGCTTGGACTACATCATGGACCTCGTATCCGAACTAGAATTATGCCCCGCTTTTCCCATATCTAAATCCTCTCTCCTTAAAGTCGGTACTCGCAGAGCATCACCGGCCGAAATCGATCACTCACCCACGACCCCAACCCGGCCCCAAGTACCACCACCGGAACCCCCAACTCACCTCAATCGGAAAATATCACGGGAAATGGCCCGCCAATCACCCCCTCACCACAAGTCGAACCAAGTGGCCTCCCGGAAAGTTTCCCGTGAGAGTCACCGTGAGTACTCACCTCCGGTTACTAGTACCCCAGCTAGGAAATCCTCACATGAGGCGCTTTCTCGCAATTCTGCCCTGAACGAACGATACTTTGATATAGAGAAAGTGAGGTCTCGGAGTTTAGATAATTTGTTGAGTGAGCCTGAACCGACCCCGCTCTCCGATTTGGGTTTGAGTCAGTCGAGACTGAACGACCGGTACCACTCTGTTGAGCAGTTGGCGCCGATTAAGCCAGTTTTGGCCAATCAGAATTACATGTCGAAGCAAGAGATTGATTTTGAGTACCCGGACGTGTCCAGTGTTAGTACCTCACACCGGGGAGGTCCGAGGTACATCAAGTCACAATACACCGGCAAGAAGGCACCTCCAGGGTCACACTCGAGCCGTGCACATATCGAGAAATCAGAATTTGGAGTTAGGAGTTCGGCAATGTCTGATACTAGCGAAACTCCGAGTTTGGCAAGTCATGTTAGAAGAGTGAGGGTTCCAAGCCAGGCGTCCGACGTTGACCAGTTTCTGGACGAGTTGTTCAGTCCAGTCCTTGACGGGAATTTGGACGAGTTAAGCGATGCTCGTTCCCTGGCTGCTAGTATCAAAGGTGGGACACGGGACGACTATTCCGATTTTCTCGACGATGTTTTGGGGGATTCTCTTGACGAATATTTGGATATGTCTAATGCTGGGTTCATTGCAAGGAAAATAAAGGGTGGGGGGCACCGGAACCGACGTGACAGTCAAGGTAGTTCCGTTCTGGATCAGGAAGTTGAGAAATTGACTTCCGGTACTTCACAACCAAACACAGCCAGGACTTCGGCCGATAAAGGCAATGTTGATGATTACATTAGCGATTTGTTTAGACCGATTTTTATAAACGATAGTTTGAAAAACCTGACTGAGAAACACAATTTGGTCGATAGTATCAAAGGTGGGGGTACTACCCATCAACAAAACGGTGCTGGTCCGAGTTACACATTCCCGACCATTCCCGCACCCATAGTGGGCTCACCACCGGTACTTATGCCCTTGTTAAGTCCCACCCAGGAGGGTTTCATGCCTGTTTACAACGTCCCACCTCCGAACGGTACCGACATGGCCACATACCAACAAAGCCTCCAGCGCGCCTTCCTCCAGTCAGCAATGGCCCAGAACATCCAAATCCAACAACAACTCCTAGCGCAAAACCAAGCCTTGCAACAACTACTAACCCAACAAATCCCAACCGAAGTCAAAGTCAACGAAGCCATACAAACCACCGTTAAAGCCCAAGTCCATCAATCATCACCCAATCGTAAATCAAGCTTCAAGACGTCTAACAGTACCCGGAAGAGCAGTTCTCCAAGCACAAACGATTACAAATCACGCAAAACCAGCTCCGACTCTAACATGAGCATGCGGAACGGTGTTCCACCCCCGCCCCCGATGCCGCCGCCACTCGACGGAACCGACCCCAGCGAAGCCCGCCCGTTTCTGGACCCGTATGGACGCGCCAAGACCGTCCGAATCGGCAAATGGCGGTGGCCGCCCCCGAAAGACGAAAAAGTGGCCGAAAACGGGGAGGATTTCATGCAGTTTAAGATGCGCCAGAACCAGAGGAAAGTGACACCGGTTAGGGACCAACCGATTGTGACAAACGGACACCCAAAAGTGGAGCAGTCGTCGGCAGAATGGGAAGAAATCGAGTTCGAACCCATCGTGCGAGAGCCGGAACGGCCGACTAAAGTGAGTTCGAAGCGATCTTTCGAGATTGGCGCCTCCAGGCCATCGCCAGGCAGCGTCGGCAAACTCAAACTCAGTTCTGAAATGCGCCAAAGGCTCGAAAAAGTCACTGCGAACCACTCGGTGCGCTCGACGAGTAGTCACGTGGAAAAACCAGCCCGGGCTGTTAACAAACTGGAAGATACGCGGAAAATGATGCTGGAGCAACAGCTAGCCGGGAGGTGGGGCGACGACTCTCAGGACTTACCCAGCGGGAAGTCAAGTCCAGTCACTCCGCCTCAT ATTAGTCACAACGGGAGCACCTCCCCGACCCAGCAAAGCTGGTCGAGTTCCAACTGGAAACCTGGCCCTCCCCCCCCTCCAATCGGGCCCAACTCGCTTCCCCCAGCCCCTCCCGGGCCGGCTCCGCCCCCTCCCGTGGTCCGGCCCAATCAACCCCCACTCCCAATCGAGCCAGTGCGTGAATCCTTCATGGCCCAGCGCCAAGACCGGGACACTTTTGGCGTCCACCAAAACCGAGTTTTACAGAATAATTCCAAAAGGAACTCGTTTAGTGCCAATTGGGAGGTACAGAGTGCCATAACGCATGAAACTCAAGACGATAGCACCCATTGGGCTAAGGATGCACTAGATTTAGACAAAACAGATGGGCGGTTGTCGCGAGACAGCTGGGACCAAGCTGACTCAACAACGATTACTTCGAGCGATCAACCGCGAAGGATTATAAGTGAACGTTGGGAAACCGAAAGGAAGAGAGTTGGGAAGGAAACAGGGGAGAGACCGACGTTCAGAACACACCAGTTTAATAAAAGCGCACAAGAGAGGGAGAAGAAGCATTCGATTGCGTCGACGCAAATGACGGACAAGACGGACCGAAATGACG TGCCAGAGTGGCCCGAATTCATGCGGCCCATCCACACGCCGCCCCCGAAATCGCCTGTGATCCACCGGAGCCAGGACCAGGTCCAAACCCAATCCCCCAAGACAACGCACCGACTCCTGCCTTTGGGCGCCTCGGCTTGTGTGACCTACAACCGGGTATCGTGGCTTTTGCGCGTGAGAAAAGAAGTTTTCTCCCCGAACGAAGCTCTCGGCCCGCCTTCAATCCTCCACTTGATCTTTTGCCAAATCGTTGGCGACGTCTACGGCCTCACCCCTTGTCTCCGACTCACCCAAACGGAAAAACGCGCTGGCGTTAACATGTTATCAGGGTACGGCATAACCGCCGAAAACTACAATAGTTCCCATCGGGCCAACATCAAGCGAAACGTGATCGAGTTGGCCCGCACGTGGCCTTTGTACTTCGCCCGCTTGTTCCCAGTTTCAGGGGCGGCACAG TTATCGGACGTCCAACTCGTGGCTGTGTCCCACTGGGGGATCCACTTGGTCAAAAGGGAGCAGACCCACCTCCAGGTGCTCAAATCGTTCCCTTTGAAAGACATCGCCTCCTGCACCGCCCCCCGACCCACCACCGTCAGTTTCGACGGCCCCCAGGGCCGGCTCAGCCTCCACACCCCTCGGGCCCAACAACTGTCCGAAATGGTGACAAAGTACTGCGCTGAGAATCGCAAG TTACAAATGAAATTATCGCCGCCGCAGAGAGTACCACCAGTCGAACAGCGCAGCGAAGTTTCGCCAAGGAAGGCCAACAATGTGCCGGAAACGAGACTCGCCGCCTCTCCGACCGAGATGAGAGGCGAAATGAGGGGCGAAAGGGCGCAGTCCCCCAGCAGCCCTCTGCCCCCGACCGGGAAGTACTCCCTGATGCAGTTCGCCATGCACAACTTCAGGCAGACGGCCGA TTTGGAGCTCCTCAAGATGGACTCTTCGATCAAATCCAAAGAGAAGCGCAAAGAATGGACCTGGAAGCAGCAAACCGACCTGATCAAGTGGCAAGGGACGCCCATCGACGGCCCTCTGCTGCGCCTGGAGGACCCCGAGCTGGGCCCCCTGGCCGTTGAGTGCTTCGAGTGCATTCTGCGGTACTGCGGGGACCTGCCCCTAACCCCGGAAATGCCCGAAGTCAAGTGTGTCTACACAGTGCTGATG CACTGCCACAAACACGCCCAATTACGTGACGAAGTCTACTGTCAGCTCATGAAGCAGACAACTAGTAATAAATCCGAGTCACCAGAATCCTGCCAACGCGCTTGGAGACTCCTTTCAATCGTTGCAGCGTACTTTGCTTGCTCGGACAATCTCCTACCGTTTTTGACGGAACACCTCTCCAGCGCCGCTTCGGACAGACGTCGCGTCTGTCATGGCACTGCGGCCGTCTGCCTTGCAAACCTCCGAAAGACCCAGCGGTGTGGAGGCCGCAAGAACGTCCCTTCCGTCGAGGAAGTGACAGCGGTTAGCGCCGGACGCAGTGCCCGCCGCCAAATCTACCGCCTCCCTGGGGGAGCCGAACGCGTAGTCAACACAAGATGTAGCACGGTTGTGGCCGACGTAATCGCCGAACTGTGCAGTCTGATCGGCGTCGGCACCGAAGCCGAGCAACAAGAGTTCAGTTTGTACTGCATAGTGCAAGGGGACGCCTTCACCATGCCTCTCGCCGCCGATGAGTACATCCTGGACGTCACCACCGAGCTGCACAAAGCCGCGCAGCCCTTCTACCTGATTTTCTGCCGCTCGGTCTGGTACCACCCCCTCAAACACGATGCTAGTCCCCTCTACACCGAAGTCCTGTTCAACCAAGTGGCCCCCGACTACCTCGAAGGCCTCCTCCTGCGCCTAGGCAACCCCAACCTCCCCCCCAGCGTCATCCGCGACATGGCCCTCATTGCCGCGCTCCTGCACCGCGCCGCCGACCTGAACCACCCCCCGAGCCTCAAGGAAGTCAAGTTTCTGCTCCCGAAGCCCGTCCTGGGCCTGCGGGAGCCCCGGCCGCCGCAGTGGCTGGCTCTAGTCCAGACCTCCTGGGGGCAGGCGGCCGGCCTGCAAGTGGCGCGGGCCAAGCACCGCGTCTTGCAAATCCTCAGCAATTGGCCGCTGTTCGGCAGCAGCTTCTTCGCCGTGAAGCGCGTCTCGGGCGACTTGGAGAACTGGCAAGAGCATATTCTGGCGCTGAACCGCAGCGGGGTACACTTTCTGGACATGACCAGTCACGAGACGCTGCAGCATTGGCCGTTCGCCGAGGTGATTTCGACCAGGAAGGTGCGGTCCGAGGACGGGGCCCTGTTTTTGGATATGAAGTGTGGGAATTTGTTGCAGCAACGAGTGACGAGGTTGCAGACTGAACAAGCGCATGAGATTTCCAGGCTGGTTAGGCAGTATATTAATCTGGAGCAGGCGAGCAGCGCGAGGAATTAG